The DNA segment ATCGTCGAGGCTCCTCttctgtatcgatcgacgacaatGGATGTGCATTGATCGATTGTTTCTTGTTTCGTATCAACCTCTAATGGTCAGCTCAGATGAATACTCATTTAAGCTcctaaatgctccataatcatcactttactccaagatacttctgaacctgaaaacatacctaataggatagaatatatagtatatagatagtgaaatacttatataccatgggtgaaaatgggtcaaatccatggtatatcaactcccctagacttacccttttgcttgtcctcaagcaaaacaaacaagcagtctctctgaaagaggtttgaaaacagcagggacttgTAGATATCAAACATAGAAAccatcacctctacaatttcGCAAACCACATctaaagtcctaatcacaaaagcacattatgcaatatcctaacTTAGCAATCAAGTTCAACTAGTCTACATCTTATCAAATCCTctctgacattcccctctactaacctcatttcttagaataaatataaaagtgcatgctttaccttggaagtatcgatcacatgatgcaaggatttcagacaagtatatggaactgcaggtaaaagttagttcctaatttctctctctctaatttctctcttgagctAAAGTCtccttccattgcaggatcagtgaccaagattggacaggcttccatgattCAAGTCTtgatggtggttgccaccaagccatgttcacttttttttgacctatatcccaAAATTCTTTgtgaagcgagccttgaagattgccgcctccaagtcccattcgaattctttttttttgaatctttatgaagcaagccttaatggttttaaccaccaagtcatgttcatATTCCACCTAACTAAACCCTAAGtcctatttaaataataaatattggattttttttaaataaaaactaatactAATACTAAGTACTCTAGGgtcgaaatagagagagaaaattgtgataaataaatctacataagcctttaccttccagacttgtctgaagaatccgatctcatgtataccaagccccaagacaagcggttatgttaGGTTTAGTATTGAAGGTCAGCTTttgttccttcaaacaatcaaggcaagtgtgtatagttgagaggttgatccactttagcatcttaGTACTAACTGCAATCActaaatctagaatggtgctaaagagtggttagacattcaagtaaTAAAATCATAGTCCTTTTCACacagctaagcataatttataaaaaatctttttattagAATCAGAATAAATCATATCAGTAAACCTCCCCCcatacttaaattacactgtcccagtgtaacacagtcggagttatggtggaaataaatcataagtacaaATGTAACAAGTTAGGAAGATAAACCTGACCGCAGTgggaatcgatcgatgtcgactTCTCGTCCACGATCGATATGTTGGTAACCATCCTACTTGGGTCTGCAATAaatctgaaaaaataaaaacgaaagtaaataccaataactaagaaaacaaattaaaattacctaatagtggattgcctcccactcagcactttgttatagtcatttagcttaaCTTTGGAGGTATGTGGCTAGTTGGTGGAAAAACAGCTaattgttggaaaacaagcatccacctcatctctgcacattctggaccaagctGCAATGAAACTtattgtggcctcatcatttctggTCCATCTCTCATCCATCTTTTGTACTGCATTTGAGATATTATGTAGCCTTTCTAGGATGTCTTCAATGCTGAACTGATACCATCCTATCTTGCTGTAGGCGTATTCTGATAGCTCGTTTAGTTGCTCCTGCATTGACTCCATGTGGTTTGGTATCAGCTGCGCGTCGTCTGGTATGGACGTGGTATCGTTCGATGCGACGAGGTGTCTATCGATCGTTGCTGGTGTAGCACTGTCGATCGATTTGGAGTGTGCTCCGTtaatcgatgctgatatctggtgttgagatgTGAATTGCCtttgaatggctttgacttcctTTTGTAGCCATTCTACTTGGCtatctagtccactgattttgacATCGAATGGAAATTAGATGTCATCACACCGCTTCTCAAGTCGGTCCTCCAAGGTGTCTATAGCTTGGTAAAGCTTTGATGTAATCTGATCAACTGCCTCTGCTGTGTAGGGAAGATGTTCTGTAGGTTTCTTGTCGTCAAGCGATGTCATGCCTAACCTATCGATCGAGTTAAACCTTCTTCCTGAAAATCGTGTTGATCATTGAGCTTACCAATGTCCTTCTGAACATTCATCATCTGTGTAGACAAGGTGTCCAAGTAGCGCATGTTAGGTGAGGTGAAACGGTCGTGCATATCCTCATACGATTTCAACCTATCCTCTATTGTTGCGAACcttgcgtcgatcgatgtgataTTGTAGATATCGATCAATGTGGCTGGTTGGGGGTCATTCATGCGAATGGTGTCTAGTTCTTGCTGTATCAGATCAATTCTCGTGCTCAACCAGtgcacgttgttgttgagagggttgtAAACGTTGTTAAtcctcgtgttgatgtatgCGATCTCCCATTCATCCTTCTTCTCTGCCAAACTTTCCGGTTCTGCAGGAATCTGGGATGTATGTGGcttgacgtcgatcgatgttcctttgttggtgtcgatcgatgttcctttgttggcgtcgatcgatgttgatgtCGTAGCTTCTTTCACAAGGTTGTGCTGCATACTCTCAATCTATGTCCTCAgctctgccatacatctgaaaagctcattgtaacCTCTTTCCAAAGGCTGATAAGTGTCATCTACCAATGTCTTCAGTTCATCTCCAAGGTTTTTCTGAGttccacaaataccagtcaccatctcaTTGATCTCATCCTTGGTGTAGATCTCTGGTGCCAGTGTTGTAGGTATGAAGGTAGTGGCATGTTCTGAAAGACATATCTGACCCTCTCCAAATAGGGATCCTCTCTCCAAAATTTTCCTGATGTCATCCTTGGTAACAGGAATCATATCACTAGTTGCACTCCTTGCATGTCCAGACTcgtctctgtagactccatattcgtccTTCTGTTCCCATCTGAACTTTCTGATTCCATAGCAGTCATAAGCGCGACGTCCACATTCATAACGCCTATCGATCGATGGTGAAGGTGCTTTATCGagcgacgttggtgttaccctctCAAGCGATGTAGAAGCAACCTCGTCGATCGATGCATGGCTAACAGGTTTGCACGTTTGGTATGAACCAAATCCTATTGTTGTAGCCTTTGGATATACGTCTAGAACAGTTGGATTGTTGTCTGGGATGCTGCGTTGCTGCGTAAACAAGTTGTCTACTCCATTGGCCAACTGAAcaatatctgctatgtcctctctggatacTTGtagaatccttccatccataGCTCTTGCATGGCCATCttggtccctgaaaataccaaattcatcaggcaATAGAAAGTCATAATCATTACTCATACTCTTAGTAGATAAAGAAAGTTTAGGTTTAGAATGAGTATCAGTCGATGTTGATACAgaggtatcgatcgatggtagaCGTTTGTCTGCTGAATTAGGGTTTCTAGATCGAATGCTTCTCATGGATGATCCTTCCGATTTGTGTGTGGGAGTATTCATCTTTTCTGCTTCTGTTTTGTGAGAAGTACTCCTGGGTGCAAAACTCCTTATATAGGTGTTGGTAAACCTATTTAGACTAGGAATATTCCCTTTTTCATTTTCTGAGGCGGCGgctttaatatcgatcgatgtaccaggcgtggtatcgatcgatgcagaTGATCGTTTTGCTGGATGAGGGTGGGAATCGACCGATGCTGAGTAgttgatgtcgatcgatggtgtaGGCGTGTTGTTGAAGGAATGGGTTGAATATCTTTCATCCTGCATAGCAATCTTTGTAGCTCTTTccttccagtaatcctcatcatactcctCAGTAGGATCCTATTTGGATGAAAGAATCACAGTCTCCActacaaaactttcatggaatccactatctgcccaactgcctatggaatagtCATCTCGTCCGTTCTTGTTGGGTTGTTGAAAGGCAAAGTCTGGATAGTACTAATCTGGTAATGTGGAGTGGTCTACCGGTTGCATCTCGTCGAGCGATGTGGGATAGCGTTCATCGGTCGTCggtgactcattggaatcgatcgatgtgacaGTGTGAGTGTCAATCGATTCTGAGTACTCGGTTTCGTAATCTGCTCCACAATGACATGCTGCAATGTAGCCAAGATTCCAAGCTCCACGAGGTTGACCTGTTGTCTCACAACTCGAACTAGATCATAGTGGACGCCTGGATCTATATGTGTCTGACATAATCTGTTtgtgttcatgtcacatacagctccaactgtagctaggaaagctcttccaagcagaagtgaagagttttAATTAAGCTTGATGTCCAGGACTTGAAAATCTACTGGGACAAGGGtgttaccaatctgtacctcaaGGTCTCTTATGATGCTTCCTGAGCTcctttctgaaagatccacgaaggtgaaagaTTCTGATGAGGGCTCTATTTTCAGACCTAGCTGGTTTGCCATAACCTTAGGTAGGATActgactgatgctcctgtgtcacaaaGTGCATAGGGAAATTCAATACCCTTTACCAGAAATGGTATtacaaacttcccaggatcactcttcttcttcaatgtgatccttagtttcATCCTTTCCCTGacatgatgaaacattctcctaatgtcctccttaGTTTCCTTAGTCTCcttgaagaacatccacaaccggtgtgtgaaatAAACTTCATCAAATTGTTTCTCCACtaggattctgaggactctctTAGTGAAACCATTCATGTTCTTCtcattagcttccctcttaatgTTCTTAGGAGTTTTCTccttcctttttcttaacactCTTCCCTCAGTTGCCTCATCAACTTGCATAGCCTCTGGTGTAGTGTCTGAAGGGTTGGTTGTAGGTTCTGGTAGGTTTGCTAaaggtttaggtggtggtctgagtgcgttgattcAGTTACTATCAATTGATGGCAATCGCACTCGGTGGGTGAGAGGTATcagtcgatcgatgggaggtgagGGGGGTCGATCGATGTCGGTCTCTCTTTGTCGATCAATGTCTGGCTCATGCGGTCGATCGATTTTGACGTAGAGaagggagggtgggtgagggtGTTTTTCTGCAAATTCCTCATAAGTCATGATTTGAACTGCACTACACTCCGCAATCGATTCAGCagatgacgtcgatcgatgtctagAGTAATCCGTCGATCGATCTTTGTCTTGGTCTGTCGAGCGATATGCATCCGTTGACATCGGTCGAGACCAGTGTGATCCGcaaactcatggagctttcgactTCGAAGTCTCCTTCTCCAAGCTTCTCATGCTTCACCACTTGCCTGAAATCATCATCTAGGATGGCATTCACGTGGTGTTTTGCTTTCTCAACTCCTACCTCTCTAGCCAAGGCTTCTTGCCTCTGTACAGTGTCTCCAGTCTGAGCCACTTGCATTTCAAGCTTCCTCACTTGAGTTCCTAAGGTCTCAATTCTTGTGTTCAGACTGTTGTAGGTAGAATCTATCTTTCCATTGAAGTCCACAGTTAGTTGCTGTTGTCCTTCCAGAACTCTGTCAAGTAGTGCATCAATCTTGTTTTCCTGAGTCtgtggtggtggattctggtagtatgAGTTTCCATAGCCTCAGCTGTTGTTGCTGAAAGGTTTCTGGAactgtgaactctggttactccTCTGACCATTGCCATAGAAGTTTATGTTTCCACCCTGGTTTCCAGATCTCTGAAATCCAGTACCTCCAATGTAGTTCACATCCTCTTCTCCTTCCATTTCTACaactacttctccttcagctgaatagacatgcttcctaagaagctcatgAACCACATCTAACTTTGCTCTAACTTCGTCCCTCTGTTCCTTTCCTAGGGATGCAAcaaacttcttcctctcaaagttagtgttcttggtgctgctgctgtttgcTAGATTTTCTATCAGTCTCGTAGCCTCCACCGGATTCCTGGTGTTGAACTTTCCCTCGCTAgctgtatcaagagccatttgatacctCAAGGCGATACCTgtgaagaaagtgcttagcagttGCACTTCATTGAATCTATAGTGtagacagtctcgctggaagaacttGAATCTGATCCACGCATCTTTAAAAGACTCTCCAGTCTCATGCGCGAACGTAGCAATTttgctcctcaagtcttcagcgCATGCCTCATCAAAGAATttttgcaagaaagcattcttgatgtcggcccaggatttTAGAGATCATGTGGGTAGCTActtaagccagtgcatcgcttctccagtTAGAGTATACTTGAAGAGCATGACCAATAGGTAGTCCTCAGGGACTCCATCCATACGAATAGCAGCGATAAGATCCTCGAACCTCTCCAGATgatccataggatgctcgtgcgatAACCCAGAGAGGATAGCTGCGACACGAGTGTATAGTACTGAGGCTTCAGCTCAAAATTCTCCTTCTGAATCTCTGGAAGGCGAATAGGTGATCTGTTGGTGTAGTACTCGTCTGGACGATTGCAGTCGGCCAGTGCCTTTGGTGGAGCAGCATCTTCTACAGGTTAAGCAGCTCGTGTAgtatcagcatcagggattacattCCCCTAAGTGTCTAGTTTCTGACCTGTTGTATTACGCGAATGACcatcctggtcatacaggtttccattCTCATCCTTTTCTGAGAATAACAGTCGCAACCATGTTCCGCGACTGAGGATCGATCGATGTAAGCGGTGTAGGATCAATCGATGTCGAACGAGGTatatcgatcgacgatgaaggtcgGGTATCGGTCGATGGGTTGGTGCGAGAATCAGTCGACGTTAAAGCTgctgcgtcgatcgatgtgataAGTTGACCTTTGCGGATCGTGCATTCGAGGTGAGCAGGATCTTCTGAGAATAGCAGGTGTTTTTCCTTGTTACTTTTGGTACTGCTGGGCATGCACgtgaaaagagaagaaaaaaattttgtGTCAGAATGGgggtaaagaaaaagaaaagaattaataacactaaatctaatggcgatcaaagctccccggaaacggcgccaaatttgataccacaaTTACCCTAAgcagtgaattactctctcaaataagaggttcaattgtagtacttagggatcgaatccacaaagagctagggaacctattaaatctagtaatttattaattctaagtgtttgttgttttatggttttaaagtaaatagcaatcctaattgagcaagtctattgctcgactaacaagatgattTGGGGGTGTAACTTATTAGAAATGTATTAGAtgcagggtttctattcaggtattggagattataatcctatagatgcgtatcagttgcatgcatgatatattagagctcaacccCTTAGACACAGTGATCAACGATGGCAATGTTTCACTGAttaactaactagatcttggatctcaactgtcgtatatTGATCacgagaaagtgtcgatcgatggtcctatagggatatcgatcgatacacctttcacaaatatcgatcgattgtcaaAAGATAGTATTGATCGATGCTTCTAGTTAAGCCTTAGGCGTAAGTTGATAATGCTCACTAGCTTTCTAGTTCAACGGTAGCCTTTTTCCAGTTGTCTAGTATGACAGATTAAATTCAGGACTGGATGGTCAAGGATGCTTTACTCATGCAGATTCCTAGATTCAATATTCTAGGTAGATAATCTAGAACAAGCATtaat comes from the Brassica rapa cultivar Chiifu-401-42 chromosome A01, CAAS_Brap_v3.01, whole genome shotgun sequence genome and includes:
- the LOC117126718 gene encoding uncharacterized protein LOC117126718, whose product is MQVDEATEGRVLRKRKEKTPKNIKREANEKNMNGFTKRVLRILVEKQFDEVYFTHRLWMFFKETKETKEDIRRMFHHVRERMKLRITLKKKSDPGKFVIPFLVKGIEFPYALCDTGASVSILPKVMANQLGLKIEPSSESFTFVDLSERSSGSIIRDLEVQIGNTLVPVDFQVLDIKLN
- the LOC117127920 gene encoding uncharacterized protein LOC117127920, encoding MQDERYSTHSFNNTPTPSIDINYSASVDSHPHPAKRSSASIDTTPGTSIDIKAAASENEKGNIPSLNRFTNTYIRSFAPRSTSHKTEAEKMNTPTHKSEGSSMRSIRSRNPNSADKRLPSIDTSVSTSTDTHSKPKLSLSTKSMSNDYDFLLPDEFGIFRDQDGHARAMDGRILQVSREDIADIVQLANGVDNLFTQQRSIPDNNPTVLDVYPKATTIGFGSYQTCKPVSHASIDEVASTSLERVTPTSLDKAPSPSIDRRYECGRRAYDCYGIRKFRWEQKDEYGVYRDESGHARSATSDMIPVTKDDIRKILERGSLFGEGQICLSEHATTFIPTTLAPEIYTKDEINEMVTGICGTQKNLGDELKTLVDDTYQPLERGYNELFRCMAELRT